GCACCTGGCCAAATGTCCCCACCACTGCTACAAATATGCTTGACAAGTAAAGCCTGAAAAAGTTGATTTCCCTCCAAGCATCAGGGTAATTGCCCCACCACGCACGAATTTTCTCACCATTTATAACCGTATCCCGCCAGAAAAAATGCTCAGGAAGGAATTTAATCGCGCCGCTAGCGGAAAATACTTCGTGAGGCTGTTTGATAGAAGTAAAAACCATCCAAAGAAATGGAATAATCATTGTTATTGCGCCAATGCTCAAAACGATGTAGAAGGCAACTTTTATACCCAAACCTACCCTATTCATAGGTCACCACTTTTCCGCCAAGCTTCCACGTGAGAAGAGTTATCACAAGTATCACGGCAAACAAGAACCAAGCTATCGAGCATGCATAGCCCATATTGAACTTCTCAAATGCGGTTTGGTAAAGATAATATTCAATAGTAGTGGTGCTCCCAGCTGGCCCACCGCCCGTCATGACGTTTGCAATCATGAATCCACCTTGGAATCCGCCAATAATGCTCATCACCAAAATAAAAAATGTAGTTGGGCTAATCATCGGCCAAGTGACCGCCCAAAACTTCTGCCATGGACCAGCACCGTCTATCTCAGCCGCCTCATAATACGAGCTTGGCACCCCCTGAAGCGCGGCAAGATAAAGAATCATGTTGTACCCGCCAAGACCACCCCAAAGGCTCATCAGAATCAAAGATGGCTTTGCCCATTGAACTGTCCCCAGCCAATCGGGGGGTTCGGCAAAAAACATGCTGAGCGCATTATAGAATGCCCTGCCATATATACCAATAAGAATGAAAATGCACGCCCCAGACGCAAACATTAGCGCTCGAAACAAACCTTCGGGCCAGGTAAACCGAATTTTCTCGGAAAGCCACTGCAAGAACGCCAATAATGCCGCTATTAATCCAATTATAACGATGCCAAAAATGAGTGCCGCAAATACCGTTGCGCCGATTGCCAAAGGCTTCTTTGCGTAAATAAATGCGCCCACCAGGCGTATGGTTTTGTTGATTAGACCAATATCGCTATTATAAAGGTATTTCCATAGTATCAATAAAGCGACGCCCGAGCATACAGTCGGCAGAAAATAAATCGTACGAAATACAACGATTCCCCGCATCCGCTGATTCATCATTAGCGCCACAATCAGGCTGCCCGCCATGCCAATCGGAATCCCTGCCATAAGGTAGACAGTATTGTAGACGTACTGCCAAAAGAATGGGTCGTTCGGCACAAGGCGGCCTCCCTCTCGATGAAACCACAGCAGGTTTTTGAAATTTTCTAGCCCAACCCAAATCGGCTGCTTGAAAATATTCCAATGGGTGAAAGCCATAACAAAAGAAACCACTACCGGAATGCTCGTGAACGCCAAGAAGCCTAGGAAATTGGGAGCAAGAAAAGCGTATGCAGCCAATGCCTCTTTTGTCTTGTAAGATAAACGTTTCATTGATTTAATAAACCCTTCGACTCGTACCGAACTAATCCAGGAAATTTGGGTTCGCTAGGTTGCGCCTTATGACTGCGTTTATCTGCCAAGCAATTTCGTCGCACGTCTTATCGGGACTTTGTTCGCCCAGCCACATTTTGTCAAACTCCCGCGCCATTATTGCATCCTGGTCCAACACGTTAATATAGGGCGAGCTCTCGGAAACCCGCGCATATTTCATCTCCTGAATATGAAGCAGATTGTTCCTCTCGTTCGGATATTTTGGGTTATACGCAAATGCCTTTTCAATCTCTGGGTCTTGAAGCGTCGGTATCCCATCGCCGTAGTTTGCCACCAAAAGTTGATTTTCCTTGCTGAGCAAATGCTTTATAAATATCAGCGCCTCATGCCTATGGCGGCTGGTCTTCGGGATTGAGTAACACTTGCTAGCCAGAAGCGTTACCCTGTTTGGGCCGTGCGGCACGCTCGTCACGTCCCACTCTAGGTCCTTTTGCTCCCTGTATTGTATGCATAACCACCTTCCGGATACCATCATCGCTACCTTCGACTCGCGGAACAAGAGCGCGTCGGTGCCCCATCCACCGGTAGGCGCCATGCTCTGCGCTTCGCTCGGCGTCGGCGTTACATGATGCTTAAGCCTTAAGTCAGCCCAGAATCGAATGCCCTTCTTTACCTTCTCATCGTTCATTATGCATCTCTTGCCATCCGGGGTGTAAAGATGGCCACCATACATCCAGATGAAAAACCACCAATCATGCGTGCCAACGTAAATTCCTTTCTGCACTGGCACCTTTCGACCGCCGACTACTTGATATTTTGTAAGCTTCTTCGCCACCTCTAGACATTCATCCCAAGTCCAACCAGGCTTGGGGTAAGGAATCCCAGCCTCCCGAAACATTTTCTTATTGTAGAAAAGCACATATGGCCCGCAGTTCTCAGGCACGCCAACGATTTTGTCCTCATAATAAATATAAGGCTTAAGACCTGGATATAGCTTTTCTATCGGAAGCTTGTATTTTTTTACATAAGGCCGCAGGTCTAGAAGAACATCATTTTTTGCAAAAAGCCGAATGGTCTGCGGATTGTAGAGCGCCATTACGTCGGGCGGGACGCCACCAGCAAGCTGGGTTAGAAGTCGCTGGGGCTCAGCCCCAGGATCGTTGATTACGTGAATGTTCCTATATTTTGACTCAAAGAGCTTGATTTGTTCCTTGCGGATTGGATTTGGGTCTACTACCCAACGAATAACAGTCTTGCAAGGTATTCTTGGGTTAATTGTTGCTACTAAATAAACGCCAATACCTATAGTAGCTAAGGCACCAAACGCAATACCCAAAATGCTGAAGAGCCGATTAAGCTTGCTTTCATACTCCATTGTGGTTAAATAATAGCGAAGAAATTGGAATCAGCGCAAGAGGAGAAATGCTCTACCATTAGCCGCCCAAGGCATGATTGTGCGTTGGACCCCGAAGTTCTCGCTTTCGACTGCCAGCTGTACTCCCGGCAAGCCACGGCGACTCAGGAATCACAGCCAAATCTTTTTCCACACTTATAACATCGCCAGTTGTCAAAGAATGCTCGACTGCACAGGAACTTAGCTCTTGAGCTGTCCCGTTATCCATCGAGCTTTCTACGAAAGATACAGTCGCAAAAGGCACTGCAAGCGTTCGAATTGGCATTGGCATGGCTGCTGGCTCCGCTGTCGCGGATGGAAGCTGGGCCTTTGTGCGGCGGGCAGCAACTGTCGGAGTCGGTGCAAGTTGACTTTTGATTCTTGCAAACTGCTCAGGCGATTCATAGACTACAATAAGGTTAGTAAGTTGGCGGGTTGGGTGTCTAAGAACTTTGCCTTCATAGTAGAGAGCTGTCGAACCGCCTCCATCAAGGTTGATTGCATTTACTGCGCCGAGCTCCCTCATAATTTTTGCAAGGGTGCTAAGATATATGGGCTTGCTTACCACTACGAGGAGAAGCTTGTTGGCATTTGTGATTCCAATCGCTGAACGCGGGCTCTTGGCGTAAAGCCGCCTATCGCGGAACCCTTCTGCACGAGGATATACGCCGGCAATGCCATTAGTTACTAGCCTTGGACCTGCGCAAATTAGAGTAGAATATGCCGCCCACTGGTTATCGCCAAGGAATTTCGCCCGCTTGAACTCCACTTTGTTATCTTGAGTGAAGCATATTCCCGTGCCAACGTGTCCAAGTGCAACCAACCTGCCATCAATAACTATATTGCCCACTGGGAATAGAGTCCGCGTGCAGAAATACGTACCCGTAATTGCAGCAGTAGGCTGGAGTCGAGAAAGCATTGAGCCAAAGCCCTCGGTTGTGCCAATGCCACGTTTCGACATTGCGGCACTGACTCGTATATTGGGGCTGTTCAAGTTGGCACTCACAACATGAACTGGGACTCCATGGAGGAAGCGCTTGGTGTATGCTACATTAGTGCCTGCAGCGATCTTTTGGAGCGAGATCGTAGAAAGTAGCCAAACTAAGATCAGGATAATTTTGCGTCGCATTAGCCAGCCCTTTTCTTGCTTCTAGATGCTGAGGTCCCGGGCAGCATGCGAAGCTTGTGTCATGGTCTCCCAACGGCTTTCCTTGCAAAGTTTCCGTGGGCCTCCTGACCCTCTGCTCCCATGGTAAGTATATCACACTTTTGTCAAAAAGTCAAGCCGTAACTTAAAATACCGTCATAATTCCGACAAATTTAGCCCAATATTGCTAATAGCTTGGACAACTTATGCGTTGGTTGCGTCTGGGCTGTGTGAGGAGGTTTTTTGGAGTTTCTTTGCAATGCGCTGAAATGCAAGCTTGAGCAAGAAAGGCGTCATAAATGTCGTGGCAACTACTACTGCAACGATAGCCGCATACTCGCCAGAGTTCAAAACGCCGCGATCTATACCCATTTTGGCAAATATAAGCCCAACCTCACCACGAGGAATCATTCCAATTCCGACAATTAGGCGGCTGGCACTTGAGCGAACGACACCCAACCCAGCAAATAACTTCATAGACGCTGCAATTACGATAAGCAGGAGGGCAAGCATAACGATTTGGCTATTCTCAGGATTAAAGGGATTAATATCCTGCAGGCGTACCTTAACTCCAAGCATGACAAAGAACACAGGGATGAAGATATCCGCAAGCGGCTTTATCCTTTCTTGGATATGAGCTAGTTCCTCGGTCCTCGCAAGCACTAAACCCGCGGCGAAAGCACCCACAATTCCTGCCAGCTGTAGGCTTTCAGCAGTAAACGCCAAGAATAAGCAAAAGACAAAAGCGCTTATGGTCAGAATACCTCGAGTCCGCATCCTCTGAGCTATTTTAAGCAGGTGAGGAGCAACAGGCACACCCAGAACTATCGCACCGACTAGGAAAACAATTGCGAGACCCGTTACCTTTACAACCATTAGTGTCGAAAGAGTGCCAGTCACAACAAGACCTGCTACAATGGCAAGGATAATAAGCCCAAGGACGTCATCTATCACGGCGGCTCCCAGGACAATTTTTGCCTCGGGCGTTTGTAATCTGCCAAGGTCAGTGAGAGTCCGCGCTGTTATACCCACACTCGTGGCGGTCAAGGTTGCGCCTATATAAATTGCAACGTACGTGGAAAGCCCAAGCATGATTGAGGCGAAGTACCCTACTGCGAATGGGCCTGCTACCCCAATCACTGCTACAAGAAATGCAGACCAACCGACTCGCAGGAACTCTTCCAAATCGCTTTCTAAGCCAACTTCGAAAAGGAGGAGTATTGCCCCGACTTCAGCTAAGGTGATAAGAACATCGTCTTCTTTAATCCATCCCAACAGGCTACTACCAAGAATTACGCCGGCAATCAGCTCACCGAGCACAGGCGGCTGATTTATTCGTTCGGCAAGTTCCCCAAAAACTTTGGCAGCAATTAAGATTAGGATTATACTGAGGATTGTGTGGCTAATCTCCATATTTTAAAGGCTTTCTTTCTTACTTCTCCGCCTCCTTTGGCCTTGCACGTACAAGCAATACAAGTGCTTCTGCGCCTCGGAGGACCTTATCGGCAACACTTCCATAAACCCAACGCTGAAACCCAGAACGCCCATGCGTAGACATTACAATAAGCTCAATGCCCGCTTCCTTGGAAAAATCACATATCTGCCCTGCGGCATCCCCCTGCCTCACCACTTTGCGGACATTGATACCCTCATCCTTAATGTTTGTTGATATTTTATCTAAGTATTTATGGACTTCCTGGGCTTCTGCTTCTGGCTCAAGAACCACATTCACTACCGGTCCAACAATGCCGGGCTGTGAATAGATTGCAACCGGCTCGATTACGCTCAACAAGGTAATCCTCGAATCGAATTTTTTAGCCAATTCAACCGCATAAGGGATTGCCTTCTCTGCCAATTCCGAACCATCCAATGGCACAAGAATTTCTTTAAACATGCTAAGCTCCTTTCCGCAAAAGTAATCAAAGCTACTTTGCAAAAATACTAAGGTCTCGTGAGGAATGGGTAAGAACTTCGGCACCCGACTTTGTTACCAAAACATCATCTTCTATTCTAATTCCCCCCCAGCCGGGGATATAAATCCCAGGCTCAACCGTAACAACCATGCCGGCTTCTAGTATGATTTTGCTTCCCCTGCCCAGAATTCTACCTCCATCCACACCATCATGCACAGCAAGCCCAACTCCGTGTCCCAAGCCATGGCCGAAATACTCACCGTATCCTTTTTCAGTGATGTAGTCCCTTGCGATTTTGTCAATATCTCCCCCCGGCAATCCTGGACGTATGGCTTTTATAGCCCTAGACTGGGCTTCGAGAACGATCTCATGAATCTCTATCTGCTTTGGATGCATTTGCCCAATGACGACGGTGCGAGTTATATCCGAATGATAGCCTTGCCATCTTGCGCCAAAATCGAGCAACAATAGTTCGCCTTCAGAAACAAGCCTGTCTGTTGGTTTGCCGTGAGGGAGGGCGGACCTAGGTCCTGAAGCTACCAGGGTTTCGAATGCCTCCCTTTCGGCGCCATTTTTTCGAATGAAGAAGTCTATCTCAATTGCAATTTCCTTCTCCGACATGCCGGGCTTTAGAAGCCCTTTAATATGTTCAAAAGCTAAGTCGGCGATACTCGCGGCCTCCCTAATCGCTAAAATCTCAGCCTCGTCTTTTACGGTGCGAAGTCTGCCGATAATGTCATCTAATGCAACAAGCTCGATTTTTTCCAGCTGTTCCCTAAGTGCGTTCCATGCATCGTAACTAAGGTGCGCCGACTCAAAGCCAACCTTGCGAACCCCTAGAGTTTTAATTAATTCGGAAGCTTTCTTGGTCCAACCCCCCTGGAACTCCTCAATAACATATCTCTGGCACTCCTGAGATACCTGCTCGATATAGCGGGCGTCGGTTAGAAAATAAGCATCCTGGAGAGTAATAACCAGGAACGCAAATGAGCCGGTGAATCCGCTTAGGTAGCGGACATTTTCAATTTGCGAGACGAGGAAAGCATCAACTCCGGCCGCCATCAGCTCATTTCTAAGCCGCTCCAACCGTTTAGACATGAACGACCCACCAATCTATCCTTTTTCAACCAGCGACTTTGCCGCATCAAGCGCCAAGATGTAGCTCATTGCTCCAAACCCGGAAATTTGCCCAACGCATACTGGCGCAGTAACGGATATCTGGCGAAACTTCTCACGACCATGAATGTTCGAGAGGTGTACCTCAATGGTTGGAATTTTCACCGCCGCAATTGCATCGCGCACTGCTATACTGTAGTGGGTATAGGCGCCCGGGTTAATCACGATTGCATCCGCCCAATCAAGCGATTTTTGGATCGCCTCCACAATATCACCCTCGGAGTTGTACTGGTTGATTTCAACGTGGACGCCGATCTCTCTTGCGTGTGCCCTTATCTGCTCGTTGATTTGTTCCAAGGTGAGCGAACCGTAAGTTTCGGGTTCACGGACTCCTAAAAGATTAAGATTCGGCCCATGTATGACATGAAACTTTAACATTTTTCTACTCCTCAAAGGTTGCTTTTTCGACAAGCATTACAGGAATGCCATTTTCTATTGGATATTTTCGTCCGCACTTTGTGCAAACCAACTTGTCATCCTTCAGCTCAACTGGCGGACGTTCGTCGCACGCCGGGCATGCAAGTATCTCTAGAAGTTTCGGATCTATCATTTGCCTTCTCCGTTTATTTTTCTTTACCCATCACGAGGTCGAGCTCGCGCTGAGTTTCAATTCGAGCATCACGAAGTGCCTGCTTGGGCGACTTTCGCCCATATATTGCTGCGTCCACAGCTCTTTGCAAGGCACCCATATAATATGCCTGCGCAGGCATAACAGGCCTTTGATGGCGGCATTCCTCAAGTATCTTGAGAAACATGCCATACTGGGGCTTACCGCGAACCTTTGCGAAATAAGGCGACTTCCGATAACCAGGGAATAGTCCAGTTTTCTCGCCTACAATCCTTGTGCCCTCAGGGTCTGCACACGTCCACCTTATGAATTCCCAAGCTTCTTTAGGGTGCCGACAGCCTTTTGGAATCGCCACGCACCAACCGCCTACCCAAGAGCTGTGCTTCTCGCCGTCGGGCGGAGCGGGAATGTATCCAAGTCCATAGTCAAGGTTCGGCGCATACTTCTTTATCTCCTCGACACCCGATATATGAAGGCAAGCCATAGAATACTTCCCCACATAAAATGGATTCATTTCGGCTGAACCAAAACCTGCCTCTAAGCTCGAGATCTTATTCACATCATACTTGCGGGCATAAGAACACATCCACTCGAGGGCTTTTACAGCCTTCTCGTTATCGGCGGTGATGGTGTGAGTTTTGGGATCGTAAAATGACGCACCAAATGCCCATCCCCATGTAAACATCGAATTTGCCGCGCCGTACTGCGACCAGGGGATAATTCCTATGCGAACAAGCTTTCTTCCCTTCGAATGCCCTCGCCACTTCGTCAGCTTCTCTACATAGCGGTCTAGCTCTTCGATGGTTTCTGGAGGCTTTTCTGGGTCGAGTCCAACTTCACGAAAGTGAGCTTTGTTCCAAACAAAGGCGAAATTTGGGTCTGCACAGTATGTTAGCGCCCAAATCCTGCCTTTGTATTTATTCTGCAGCCAGCATGGCTTAAAATAGTCGTCTGGTTTAATGCCCGCAGATTTAATAAAATCGTCAAGTGGTGTCAACGCGCCTTGCTCAGCCCACTCAGCGACTTGCGGGCCGTCAACAAACGTTACGTCCGGAGGTTTTTTTGCGGCTACCGACGTAAAGAACTTCTGGTTGTTTGAAAGGTCATTGACAGTGAAAAGCGGACGAACGTCAATTTTAGGATGCGCGGCTTCAAATGCCTTTATTACCTCTTCGCAAGCGACGGCTTGGGTGCCACCCCAAGGGTGCCAAACTGTGATAACAGTTTTTCCACCAGTTCCATTATCTTGCGTTTGACGCAAACACCCTTGAAGCAAAACAAATAGGACAGAGCTCACAACTATTGCGGCAATTATCCTAGTCCGCGGCACCTCAGACAACCTGCCAAATCTACGCTTTGAGCGTTCATTTATGCAGTCATTCTAGCAAGGGTGTCCGCATGCAGTCAACGTATACTCTTATTCCTCAACTTTCTCTATAACAACTTGCTCGCCTGAGCGCACCGATTTAAAGACCTTCGGATCACCTTCAATTTTGCCCACGACATTCACAGCGCTGGCAGGACGTATCTCAGAACCCCTGCTCGCCGGAGTCGGGCCAAAAAATATACAGAAAGCGCTTCCAGGCGGCCAGTATGCTATATCACCCAAGTCCACAACTTCTTTGCCGTTTTCCTCGCCAACGTGAACCGGAATGCCGAAATAAATTTCATCGCCCCAGGTATTTGCTCGTGCTCTTATGGGCAACGCGTCCCAGATTGCATTTGCAGTCGCCGAATCATTCAACTCAGCCGTCGCCTGAACTGCTCCTGCCGTAATCTTTATCTTTCGCATCAGCTTACCTCCTCGCTATCGTTTGCAATGAGACTCCATGCGCACGCGCCTAGCGTATCCATTAGATTCTAGATAGTCAATAAAGTTTGTAAAAGTCGACTCCAAAAAGTCCACATATTCGCTTGTATTAGCATTCGGCAGCGGTTTCCACTCCTCAATAGCTTTATCATTCTTGTGCTTTAAATGTTTTTCCAGAAGGCGCTCTGCAGAAAATCCAGGGTAGGCATGAATATGCAGAGGCGAATATTCCCGCCAACCTGGAAGCGGAGCGTCAAGGGTAACTACTTGGCAACCATTATTATACAGACTGCGGTATTCAAGGTCCACATAACCTCGCATCTCTTTGGAACAGCATACACTTAAAATCGCATATGTCCCAATCGAAGGGTTTGAATACAAGCGGCAGACCGTACTCCCAGCACTCGCTCCTGATACGTAATCCTCTAAGTGCTTGAATCTCAGCTTCATTAATTCCCCTGAGACTTCGTTCGCACGGCGAGGAATTAGACTTGTGAATTCGGTGATGTTTACTTTTTTGTATAAAAACTTATCATCCGTATACTTAAGAACCCAAAGTTGCTTATTGAGGATTCTGCAGATAAGTATCCTAATCAGAAAAATTAACAAAGGAATGCGCGCTTGCCAAGACGCTTTTTTAACTGCATGCCATATGCACGCCGGATTAATTGCCGCAAAGTTACATTCAACATAGACTCGCTCAGAGCTAGATTTTTTACTGCTGAATTTCTCCTGTCGCTCCTCCATGCCCACCTGCCCCGATATCATGCTTTTTAAAACCCACGAATCCAGATTTAGCAAACAAGGACTTCTTAGGCACTGGAAGTAGAATTCCTGCTTTATATTGCCTATAACTAATTATTCTTTGCTAATTATTATAGACCTCAACCGTCTTTTTCTGGATTTGCCCATATTTCACACTCTACCAGCGTCATTTTTGCACCGGGGTCCCGCTTTCCAAATGAAAGACGTACAAAGCGGTAAGGTGTATCGGAGGGCAGGTCCAAACTCACGTCCAATACGTCCTCTGTTGGGTTCTGCTTTGGGTTTGATGCTAACGTAGACCAGTTTTTGCCATCCTCACTCCCTTCTACGATCATTTCCGGCAGCTGGTCTGAGTACCAAAGGTGCAGTCTCTTCAGCGAAAACGGCTTTCCAAAATCAAAAGTTACCGCTGTTTGGTCAGTTTTTCTCCAGGTTACGATAAAGTTTCTTGGATGCAAAACTTTCTTAGTAAGGATTGGGGCTAGGCGTCTATCAGTTAGATTGCCTTTGCCAAACTCAATTAGTATTTCACCTGCCTCATCGGCAACTTCGTCAGGCGGCACCATGTACGAATAGGTTCCTTTGACTGCGGCATTTTTCACATTAATCGGTCGCTCTTGCTGCCACCTTATATAGTTACCAGTAAGACACACGCCCTCAGGGTCAGACTGATAAACTGTTTTAAGATTTGGAAACTTAAAGCGCCAGATGTCCCTACCGGTTTTTAGTCCCAAATTCTCAGCAAGCGCCTTGAAGAAGTCCTTCCAAGCTTGGTCCCCAACTGTCTTTTCAGCAAATGGGTTTGATGCAAAAAAGATGACCTTTCCTTTACCAAACCTGTGCTCAATTATTGCCGGACTTCCATCGGCAAAGGTTGCCACCACCTTAACGTTATTGCCCACGGTCAGCTTGAATGCAGAGCCACCCACAGAAAGCTTTAGCCCTTTAAGCCGCGCGTACGAAGTATCGTCGGTAATTAAAATCTCTGTTTGCTCCACACTGGGTCCAACGTCAACGCCCAGCAACTCTTTGCGCAAATCAGCCAGGCTGCTTCCATCTGGAGCCCACGTAAATGCCTCCGGATCACCACACACTAATACACCGCCATCTCTGACGTAGTCTGCAAGTGCCTTAACCACTTCCGGTCGCTCATATTTCGCGCCTGGAATAAAGACAGCTTTCCATGCCTTAAGGTTCGCCCTGCCATCTGCAACCATATTGTCATTAATGAACTTAAACCAAGTCCTTGCCACTGGGCCGAGAAATGTATAGGCATATTCAGGCTCGTTGGGAAATATGTAGCTTGGAGCAGTAAACGACTGGTAATGGTCCTCTGAATAAAGGATGGCACAGTCTGGGTCGTTTGGAACTGCCACTTCGTTCATTTCTGAAGCCATCCGCACAATTTCCATTATTGCTCGGAAGCGCTCTGGACATCCATACTTTGAAAGTTTAGTATCTCCGCTTGGTGCACGCCCGCCCTGAACATCAGGAATATAAAGGTGAAATCCCTTGCCACCATTACGCATTACCTGGCTCATTAATTCACGAGTCTCCTCTGCGGTCGTAGAGTAAGCATAGTTTTCAACATGGGTGCAGGGCCATACCGGCTTACCAGTTAGGTCAGCTACCAACTTAGTTACAAAACCGAACTCCTGGCGGTTGGGGTTTCCAGAGGGATAGAGTTGGTGTGTCACTATATCCACAAATGGGCCAATTGCGTCGAGTTCATATGGCTTATGCCCGGCAACGGGGTCGAAAGACACAACTTGGATTTCGGGCGCAAGTTTCTTAGTTGTTTCGTATATCTCCTTTTGCCACTCAAGCAACTTGTGATTTATCCATTTACGGTAGGCAATCCAACAGAAGGGGTCGGATTCCTTTGATGTATCTGGCAAGCCAAACTTTCCATAGCCAAACTTTTTCTTGACCTCTTCATCTATCTCTTTGACAAGCGACGAATCCGGCATCTGTAGTTTCAGCTCCAGAGGTTGCCCCAAAGCTTGCTCATGCATTTCATCCCACGAATACACGCCCCATATATATTCGCGCGCCTGCTCGATGGACGACTTAAGGGTCTCAAGGTAGGCATCTTTGCTCTTTGGGTCGAATATATAGGGCTTACCGCCAATAGCTTGGGCGCCTTTGCTTACAGCTCCCCGCCATTCAGGCTCAACTAGCACCTTAAAATGATACTTAGCTACCATACTTTTAAGAGGTTCCGCTGCTACAACATGCGGCTGGACAATAGGCATTAGTTTATAATCAGCAAGCTCCTTGTAAGCCTCTTCCAAAGAATATCGAACACCAAATTCCTTCGCAAACGCACGAAGCTCTGCCGCATTGCCGCTATGGAACCAATAAATCGCACCGTTTTTCTGTTCACCCGGCGGAGTCTTCGAAAGTAGAGGCTCAAAAAGTGCATCATCCATCTGCCAAACCCTAGGGGCGGGCGGGATAGCTGTTGATGGGTGTGTCGCCAACATTGCCAGGCTGCCATTCAAGTCAACCCTGAGTTCAAAAATCTCCTTGGGATCGCCAGCTGGGGTGTATTCAAGCGACAGCTCTTTTGTTGCACTAGGCGGAATGGTTATGCTACCTTTTGCTAGAATGCTAGTCTTTCCGTTAATTTTAGATACAAGGGTTGCCGATGCAGACTCAGCTTGACTGTGGGGATTAGTTATCTCGCATTTTAAAACATTCTCACCGCCGTAAAGATTATCAGTGTCCAAATTGCCCCATGTTACCAACCTAATCCCTGAGCTATCGCCGCCCAGCACCACATGACCAAAATTGTCGGGCCGCACAAATCCGCCCGGAGTGTTAGCCCATGCGCTATACTCGCGGGGGCTCACCATACGCTCACGGCATATGTTCAACCCCCACATTAAGCCTGCAACTGGCTTCACGCCCAAAGCCTTGAAGGGAATAGCTATCTCAAGCGTCCAAAATCCCTTATCATAGTCGGCTTTTACTGCGCATTCGCTCTCCCACTTGGTGTCCGCGCGGTCGTCAAATATTCGGCGAGCGTCCGAAACAACGCCTTTGGAGTTCACAGCGATGTGATAAGCTGTCCGGTGCCCATGATTTGTGTCGAGAAGTATTTCGACACAATCATCTCGCCACACCTCGCCGTCATGTTCCTTAATCTCAGCGAAGATTTGATCAATGTAAAGTTCGGAGCATCGAACTCCAATATAGAGATTTACAGGGTCATAAAGGATATACGCTGTAGTATCGAAAGCAACAGGCTTGCCATCTTTAATACTCTTGAAGCCCGTTAATTTTGCCCCTTTTTGCCAAAGAGGATCAGAAAGTAATCCTTTAAGCTCTGGACCTTTCTCAACAAAAGGGATTGTTATTAGAGGCACACTTCGTGCCCCAATCTCTGCACCGAACAAATGTTGATAAGAAAAGACAATTGCAACCAGAAACCCGACTGCGTATCTCATTGGTTCCCTATCACAACCCCCCAGCGCAATCCTAAAAATGCAAAGAAATATTCATCAACAGGCGCATGTTTTCCTCTAAACACTCGGAGACTGCCTAGCTTTA
The sequence above is a segment of the Armatimonadota bacterium genome. Coding sequences within it:
- a CDS encoding phosphodiester glycosidase family protein, which gives rise to MRRKIILILVWLLSTISLQKIAAGTNVAYTKRFLHGVPVHVVSANLNSPNIRVSAAMSKRGIGTTEGFGSMLSRLQPTAAITGTYFCTRTLFPVGNIVIDGRLVALGHVGTGICFTQDNKVEFKRAKFLGDNQWAAYSTLICAGPRLVTNGIAGVYPRAEGFRDRRLYAKSPRSAIGITNANKLLLVVVSKPIYLSTLAKIMRELGAVNAINLDGGGSTALYYEGKVLRHPTRQLTNLIVVYESPEQFARIKSQLAPTPTVAARRTKAQLPSATAEPAAMPMPIRTLAVPFATVSFVESSMDNGTAQELSSCAVEHSLTTGDVISVEKDLAVIPESPWLAGSTAGSRKRELRGPTHNHALGG
- a CDS encoding sugar ABC transporter substrate-binding protein; the protein is MEYESKLNRLFSILGIAFGALATIGIGVYLVATINPRIPCKTVIRWVVDPNPIRKEQIKLFESKYRNIHVINDPGAEPQRLLTQLAGGVPPDVMALYNPQTIRLFAKNDVLLDLRPYVKKYKLPIEKLYPGLKPYIYYEDKIVGVPENCGPYVLFYNKKMFREAGIPYPKPGWTWDECLEVAKKLTKYQVVGGRKVPVQKGIYVGTHDWWFFIWMYGGHLYTPDGKRCIMNDEKVKKGIRFWADLRLKHHVTPTPSEAQSMAPTGGWGTDALLFRESKVAMMVSGRWLCIQYREQKDLEWDVTSVPHGPNRVTLLASKCYSIPKTSRHRHEALIFIKHLLSKENQLLVANYGDGIPTLQDPEIEKAFAYNPKYPNERNNLLHIQEMKYARVSESSPYINVLDQDAIMAREFDKMWLGEQSPDKTCDEIAWQINAVIRRNLANPNFLD
- a CDS encoding cation:proton antiporter, whose product is MEISHTILSIILILIAAKVFGELAERINQPPVLGELIAGVILGSSLLGWIKEDDVLITLAEVGAILLLFEVGLESDLEEFLRVGWSAFLVAVIGVAGPFAVGYFASIMLGLSTYVAIYIGATLTATSVGITARTLTDLGRLQTPEAKIVLGAAVIDDVLGLIILAIVAGLVVTGTLSTLMVVKVTGLAIVFLVGAIVLGVPVAPHLLKIAQRMRTRGILTISAFVFCLFLAFTAESLQLAGIVGAFAAGLVLARTEELAHIQERIKPLADIFIPVFFVMLGVKVRLQDINPFNPENSQIVMLALLLIVIAASMKLFAGLGVVRSSASRLIVGIGMIPRGEVGLIFAKMGIDRGVLNSGEYAAIVAVVVATTFMTPFLLKLAFQRIAKKLQKTSSHSPDATNA
- a CDS encoding sugar ABC transporter permease; this translates as MKRLSYKTKEALAAYAFLAPNFLGFLAFTSIPVVVSFVMAFTHWNIFKQPIWVGLENFKNLLWFHREGGRLVPNDPFFWQYVYNTVYLMAGIPIGMAGSLIVALMMNQRMRGIVVFRTIYFLPTVCSGVALLILWKYLYNSDIGLINKTIRLVGAFIYAKKPLAIGATVFAALIFGIVIIGLIAALLAFLQWLSEKIRFTWPEGLFRALMFASGACIFILIGIYGRAFYNALSMFFAEPPDWLGTVQWAKPSLILMSLWGGLGGYNMILYLAALQGVPSSYYEAAEIDGAGPWQKFWAVTWPMISPTTFFILVMSIIGGFQGGFMIANVMTGGGPAGSTTTIEYYLYQTAFEKFNMGYACSIAWFLFAVILVITLLTWKLGGKVVTYE
- a CDS encoding universal stress protein, which produces MFKEILVPLDGSELAEKAIPYAVELAKKFDSRITLLSVIEPVAIYSQPGIVGPVVNVVLEPEAEAQEVHKYLDKISTNIKDEGINVRKVVRQGDAAGQICDFSKEAGIELIVMSTHGRSGFQRWVYGSVADKVLRGAEALVLLVRARPKEAEK